Proteins from a genomic interval of Drosophila melanogaster chromosome 2R:
- the CkIIbeta2 gene encoding casein kinase II beta2 subunit: MTDSDESSWIHWFCKQRGNEFFCEVDEEYIQDKFNLNFLDSNVKNYKCALEVILDLNPGSASEDPAEPELEASAEKLYGLIHARFILTNRGIELMLDKYNKGEFGTCPRAFCHSQPVLPIGLSDNPGEDMVRIYCPKCNDVYIPKASRHSNLDGAFFGTGFPHMFFMEKPDARPKRAKQKFVPRLYGFKIHPTAYRTAAEIQKDVTMTPVGEIDSPSHI, from the exons ATGACCGATTCGGACGAATCTTCCTGGATTCATTGGTTTTGCAAGCAGCGTGGCAACGAATTCTTTTGCGAGGTGGATGAGGAATATATCCAGGACAAGTTTAACCTTAACTTTCTTGATTCGAACGTTAAGAACTACAAATGTGCCTTGGAGGTGATCCTGGATCTTAATCCGGGTTCAGCTTCGGAAGACCCCGCTGAACCAGAACTGGAGGCTAGTGCAGAGAAACTGTATGGCTTGATCCATGCTCGCTTTATCCTAACCAACAGGGGCATCGAACTGATGTTGGACAAGTACAACAAGGGCGAATTCGGCACATGTCCACGTGCATTCTGCCATAGCCAGCCGGTGCTGCCCATTGGTTTGAGTGATAATCCTGGCGAGGATATGGTACGCATCTATTGCCCCAAGTGCAATGATGTGTACATTCCCAAGGCGTCGAGACATTCGAATCTGGATGGAGCCTTCTTTGGCACTGGATTCCCTCATATGTTCTTTATGGAGAAACCGGATGCTAGGCCCAAGCGGGCAAAGCAGAAGTTTGTGCCCAG GCTTTATGGCTTTAAAATCCACCCCACGGCCTACCGTACTGCCGCTGAGATCCAAAAAGATGTGACAATGACGCCAGTAGGAGAAATCGATAGCCCATCCCACATTTGA